One stretch of Leishmania panamensis strain MHOM/PA/94/PSC-1 chromosome 29 sequence DNA includes these proteins:
- a CDS encoding Qa-SNARE protein, putative (TriTrypDB/GeneDB-style sysID: LpmP.29.0070), with the protein MADPSWRRACDLLAKHLQSLGQKITAIRRISNRRSSIEEIKREREEVKRITHAANVTDVQDIRKIVKSFERFILLDKSLSDEGRKLAKDAEVILKDYERTCNDFYRKCMEGESARGAQSSRALQTFREASEDDDEIERQSLLARESPQRVQFERDMYEELMLERQRETGEIADNVRDIHEIFQHISGMVNEQGEQLEVVDNNLSAAERATRNASQHLRRAQQYQTTSSRNKILFICMLIMLAIVSIGLLLS; encoded by the coding sequence ATGGCGGACCCCAGCTGGCGCCGCGCCTGCGACCTGCTCGCAAAGCACCTTCAGTCGCTGGGGCAGAAGATAACAGCGATACGGCGTATCTCTAAccggcgcagctccatcgAAGAAAtcaagagagagcgcgaggaggtgaagcgcaTCACACATGCCGCCAACGTTACCGATGTGCAGGATATTCGCAAGATAGTTAAGTCATTTGAGCGCTTCATACTACTCGACAAGAGCCTTAGCGACGAGGGTAGAAAGCTTGCCAAAGACGCTGAAGTGATTCTCAAGGATTATGAGAGGACCTGCAACGACTTCTACCGTAAGTGTATGGAAGGCGAGTCTGCACGGGGCGCTCAAAGCAGCCGCGCGCTTCAGACATTCCGTGAGGCAAGCGAGGATGACGATGAAATCGAAAggcagtcgctgctggccAGAGAGTCTCCGCAACGGGTTCAGTTTGAGCGCGACATGTACGAGGAGCTCATGCTAGAGCGCCAGCGCGAGACAGGTGAAATCGCGGACAACGTGCGGGACATCCACGAAATTTTCCAGCATATCAGCGGGATGGTCAACGAGCAAGGAGAGCAGCTCGAGGTCGTCGACAATAACCTCTCTGCGGCAGAGCGCGCTACTCGCAACGCctcgcagcacctgcgccgcgcgcAGCAGTATCAAACAACGTCCTCCCGGAACAAGATTCTCTTCATATGCATGCTGATCATGCTTGCCATCGTTAGCATTGGCCTTCTCCTCAGCTGA
- a CDS encoding hypothetical protein (TriTrypDB/GeneDB-style sysID: LpmP.29.0080), translating to MSHSPFLTALYEDVRIRLPLWTTQYVNFVSNAAFAVSSTWIDDSGAKRQYLFIPVEASDSNSISAAALAEWIALVEVWQAAHREDDVSCFVGFVDLAGTVSYYRCETAVASAL from the coding sequence ATGAGTCACAGCCCTTTTCTGACTGCCCTCTACGAGGATGTACGGATTCGGCTACCGCTGTGGACCACGCAGTACGTAAACTTCGTCTCGAATGCCGCATTCGCCGTCTCGAGCACATGGATCGATGACAGCGGTGCGAAGCGACAGTATCTCTTCATCCCAGTCGAGGCGAGTGACTCTAATTCTATCAGTGCGGCAGCATTGGCGGAGTGGATAGCACTTGTGGAGGTGTGGCAAGCAGCACACAGGGAGGATGACGTAAGCTGCTTCGTCGGCTTTGTGGATCTGGCCGGGACCGTGTCCTACTACAGGTGTGAGACTGCTGTGGCCAGTGCGTTGTGA
- a CDS encoding ras-like small GTPase, putative (TriTrypDB/GeneDB-style sysID: LpmP.29.0090), translated as MVFLRLRVAVVGEPTSGKTAFVQMVHSNGAVFPKNYLLTMGCDFVVKEFVMDEDNTVEVSLLDVAGQRLYDRMTAHYLESVSAFILVYDVSNKGTFESCRKWVTKARAVKKDIIGFLVANKMDLAEKAEVTDNQAEVFARANQLTFFKCSALRGTGTVEPVEKLARLFLEAYQKRLTQLSQVSASS; from the coding sequence ATGGTTTTCTTGCGCCTCCGCGTCGCTGTGGTCGGTGAGCCAACCTCCGGCAAAACGGCATTCGTGCAGATGGTGCACAGCAACGGTGCCGTCTTTCCCAAAAACTACCTCCTGACAATGGGGTGCGACTTTGTTGTAAAGGAGTTCGTGATGGACGAGGACAACACGGTCGAGGTGTCGCTCCTGGATGTGGCGGGGCAGCGGCTGTATGATCGCATGACTGCTCATTATCTAGAGAGCGTGTCTGCCTTTATTCTCGTGTACGACGTCTCAAACAAGGGAACGTTCGAGTCGTGTCGGAAGTGGGTGACCAAGGCGAGGGCTGTGAAGAAGGACATTATCGGCTTCCTCGTGGCAAACAAGATGGATCTCGCTGAGAAAGCAGAGGTCACGGACAACCAAGCAGAGGTATTTGCACGCGCAAATCAGCTTACCTTTTTCAAGTGCtcagcgctgcgcggcacGGGCACGGTGGAGCCCGTGGAGAAGCTCGCGCGTCTGTTCTTGGAGGCGTATCAGAAGAGGCTGACCCAGTTGTCACAGGTCAGCGCAAGTTCGTGA
- a CDS encoding hypothetical protein (TriTrypDB/GeneDB-style sysID: LpmP.29.0100) → MADACEFKNQITGEVTIPPRRKRETTLEDAETQMSKLKVKIHEVQTDVSCFQVSDQLDKGVGTEQRSSQATLEGLQYVYSGVPHNEAELSTFLEQSMDKLLAILHRNATSSVFDDYSPSWSRKNTKLSVLYTLTSPAAKEHNLEALGVAWNAHGNIVAAAYGLMETSGWCHKKGYVCVWNLARPDLRENSPHYTLEMRTSATSIAFHPTEPCMLAVGTYSGEVVVFPSVTESVPQQYSSLASEVAHTEPVTVLQWVKNPQEPRRDHRYVLCSASQSGLIILWSPMNKLSRPVAAYSVRSRRHLTVGITALTYGGVHSERGIYSPALDGVLLVGLENGEVGCGRTWPLPIGTNSQESCTTVPLELDWLESHCGPLQSLSASPFLRHLFLTTSSDCSARLYSDLERSPLLTLEPSAETKGYLYDGQFSPFRPSVVAVVSRSSFLRVYDLQRDQLGPVYTAAVPSEGGVLKVAFNSSAAEWLATSDARGVVHVWRLPTGLSQVTELERAALRASQPTRDGPKEVQGLTALLSLFGSRA, encoded by the coding sequence ATGGCAGATGCCTGCGAGTTCAAGAACCAGATCACCGGCGAGGTGACTATTCCTCCtcgaaggaagagggagactACACTTGAGGACGCTGAGACGCAGATGTCTAAGCTGAAGGTCAAAATCCACGAAGTCCAGACGGACGTCAGCTGCTTCCAGGTGTCGGATCAACTAGACAAGGGCGTTGGCACGGAGCAGCGGTCATCTCAGGCGACACTAGAAGGGTTGCAGTACGTGTACAGCGGGGTCCCCCACAATGAAGCGGAACTCTCCACGTTCCTGGAGCAGTCCATGGACAAGTTACTGGCAATTCTGCACCGAAATGCCACGAGTAGCGTCTTCGACGACTACTCCCCCTCCTGGTCGCGCAAGAACACCAAACTCTCCGTTCTATATACCCTCACGTCACCTGCAGCCAAAGAGCACAACTTGGAGGCGTTGGGGGTGGCATGGAATGCTCATGGTAACATCGTGGCTGCTGCCTACGGTCTCATGGAGACGTCGGGCTGGTGCCACAAGAAAGgctacgtgtgcgtgtggaaCCTGGCTCGGCCAGACCTGCGGGAGAATAGTCCACATTACACACTGGAGATGAGGACAAGCGCCACATCCATTGCCTTTCACCCCACAGAGCCGTGCATGCTGGCCGTCGGTACCTACAGTGGTGAGGTTGTGGTGTTCCCAAGCGTGACCGAGAGCGTTCCACAACAGTACTCCTCTTTGGCGTCGGAGGTCGCTCACACCGAGCCGGTTACGGTACTGCAGTGGGTGAAGAACCCACAGGAGCCCCGGCGAGACCATCGGTATGTTTTGTGCTCTGCGAGTCAGAGTGGGCTCATTATCCTCTGGAGTCCGATGAACAAGCTGTCAAGGCCGGTCGCCGCGTACAGCGTGcggagccgccgccacctcacTGTCGGCATCACAGCACTCACCTATGGCGGTGTGCATAGTGAGCGCGGTATTTACTCCCCTGCATTGGACGGAGTCCTTCTCGTAGGTCTGGAGAACGGTGAGGTAGGCTGCGGTCGCACATGGCCATTGCCAATCGGGACGAACTCCCAAGAATCATGTACAACTGTCCCTCTTGAGCTGGACTGGCTGGAGAGTCACTGCGGcccgctgcagtcgctcaGTGCATCCCCCTTCCTTCGACACCTCTTCTTGACCACGTCCTCGGACTGCAGCGCGCGTCTGTACTCGGATCTCGagcgctctcctctcctcaccctcGAGCCGTCTGCGGAGACGAAGGGCTACCTCTACGACGGTCAGTTCAGCCCGTTCCGGCCCTCAGTAGTGGCAGTGGTGTCACGCAGCTCATTTTTGCGCGTGTACGACCTCCAGAGGGACCAACTCGGGCCAGTGtacacggcggcggtgccgtctGAAGGAGGAGTGCTGAAGGTGGCCTTCaactcctccgccgctgaATGGCTGGCCACCAGCGATGCGCGCGGTgttgtgcatgtgtggcGCCTACCCACAGGGCTTTCCCAGGTCACTGAACTTGAGCGTGCGGCTCTTCGCGCCAGCCAACCCACCCGCGACGGCCCCAAGGAGGTGCAGGGCTTGACTGCTCTCCTCAGCCTGTTCGGGTCTCGTGCGTAG
- a CDS encoding hypothetical protein (TriTrypDB/GeneDB-style sysID: LpmP.29.0110.A~disrupted due to non-sequenced internal amino acid repeat), translating into ARLRAEEEARLRAEEEASLRAEEQARREAEEQNAPQQGLCLYSYRSGRSSSGECEVQSEGRSDSKDSASETISRYSLSTLEANRNDNGILSRTEETSVKGITNEASIESFEATLSAELKTHGLIEDAVRRSRIDVHRYETIRESGKCLFPPREITGEVPAHAKVQLGFFSAKQTIIALQRPHQKSNADRERPCGAGERSLSTLKCYFESEVLSDRSLTVDDDDYPHNALTERLLTRAELMKGDSAMVRKAVSQISYGDPIQVLERAYQNSKVDDDAATKSTAANLWVSDIDTRKPIPAMRTFTGGFVYCIGVTKISNRVMELHGAGTDPLVIAAALYSWTERQKVKVSETFYFDSELDVFYPQKQRSELAKKNQVVAFVPNEFKGTLHLVIRVYRPCCEDFDTYVDLYSRADRYKQIHVAPMKQATLLLTQVSDVLEELGWNSVPLQDEANHLSTKLSVDRLYCKAFSDADMFKVMKDERWRGTQKALPVDVVFSVSDLSNHEVAFPSDHSEPTPEENESKVSLLDPDVPGARPVIYRYSPCCIPILNAGYFTTYNNVYYFCVSKLKVMYTGSLRNIPASHHTYAFQICVKAKDDGLSEEGAIRCIYGRGLSNLSMETTAWSSSVHNSNDMVLNDEFKIQLPLNLSDHHHIFITLYAVCPRKKLPTLGQPRTIKIGYAAVPLMMNGVVQVHDSIDIKFVAYDQAAIAAAGGYLKSFAEAPASFLLNNGEGLVRASSQTKTTVHASNRIIASVFRQCPPSIAEMKKNDKVLDQCGELQNLPGMEPDLHRSVISLIAQLPLAEILAFYPFLSAYAFSLIGSGSATVSLANRMHMLDVLLSITSKAQHYDTSAHTIRRRHNAEGLTPQVFVKTSVGSLLYHFLSNDTLYEGAECRYKRRLYSGMVEVWLNLLRVLAQQPNGGGANAWNEDSNAVPMPSSSANSTSPNRGRKAPARSILREMSNLSWFLFDIILRSMCLWAVENPAVPRQELFHSSFYTTVAELCILALSQLSTFDESQLVHYVAIFVRSLMHYADRGRVLMIYKRITAYFEEEGNFESLTNFLKYVLEGPDTIYLLLPSTGAAHPVFLTHIVVHSFTTLLINPNRVTRSIATDVLYSFLRRLANDSGTPSENLTCIATQLFVLVRNLGPHWKAITQPNDKIPIEVFQRDKRQLSMTCLWILYYTPRRTIRQWLQEEVDGKIIAGMMQIVAESQSTFRYTATPGTGGANDTTSETEKKRVWEARIATFVTAIGTQLCSVFLNDIPKVLCTVRECSPHTAVFPFFVMLESVLNLGNSTISLQMSSAVLHEVVCKLFPEIISRKARMGNGMVLLTFRLMSSCCQYVRTSASCTFLLMSQVFFSWKNSLSKIRSLTANALVSVAESRVRDLRLAGRFIEFQFDELIERAKVEEADYTAPSPDFASRYEDDSNAPGGDAQMKYKQKVEDLAMSVRRNLPISRYLLERSNVPDQQPPRFSDEFAAMSATVLSLFDDVLRLQMDDSMKFKEAKATAYFEVFRNFLRQNALKEALKWLYRLHDAHRANGDYLEAGMVLVFIAALCFRVTEVFYFVKGKDSKGARMPFEVFSHVFWHDYVRILPEVDMLFPADTVYGVVSELYVCPDDACFSMEGQVKALKEAAEYQDKGQYYEYSLQTIGIVNKYLEAVSDFKGSSVVHMAMSTWCTAIAEPKSRRHNSRYFLVWARMERDSPPKSRKELQEEANDGMVGEKLHGLPSDKPIRRIYKMPTITTLDEFKSYAKAYVESLFSDTSLVRLTDDLTDTLPALPEPDSKRKRVAAVHRQPNHCMVTVSEVQPYFAKGTPVPPDGFDHSMHISYFENTVSIGSREEVTDGRKLDLMAQRMSVSTYELERSFPSTTSAIDIAKTHQVVLNPFQTAEEILNSRREAMNQAPVNDALITVLRKAFSPKGLPPGAYMKEVIAVMGDHPEVIHAVRALSTLARAKLDACVGIDAMVKNPEDYALVLKAVTDIECCLVAMDAPDENGRTSSSGI; encoded by the coding sequence GCCCGTCTgagagcggaggaagaggcccGTCTgagagcggaggaagaggctaGTCTgagagcggaggagcaggcccgtcgtgaggcggaggagcagaatGCGCCGCAGCAAGGGTTGTGTTTATACTCTTACAGAAGTGGAAGGTCATCGTCAGGTGAGTGTGAGGTGCAGAGCGAGGGAAGAAGCGATTCTAAAGACTCTGCCTCCGAGACCATTAGCCGCTACTCGCTCTCTACTCTAGAGGCCAACCGCAATGACAACGGTATCCTCTCGAGGACGGAAGAAACGTCGGTGAAGGGCATAACGAATGAGGCTTCGATTGAGAGCTTTGAGGCGACCCTGTCCGCGGAGCTGAAAACGCACGGGCTCATAGAGGATGCGGTCAGGCGTAGCCGAATTGATGTGCATCGATACGAGACTATTCGCGAGTCGGGAAAGTGCTTGTTTCCTCCCAGAGAGATTACGGGGGAGGTGCCGGCGCACGCAAAAGTGCAGCTgggcttcttctctgccaaGCAGACGATCATCGCTCTTCAGCGTCCGCATCAGAAGTCGAACGCCGATCGCGAGCGGCCGTGTGGGGCAGGTGAGCGCTCCCTTAGCACCCTCAAGTGTTATTTCGAGTCCGAGGTGCTGAGTGATCGCAGCCTCACGGTGGATGACGATGATTACCCGCATAACGCCCTCACGGAGCGTCTTCTGACGAGGGCAGAGCTAATGAAGGGTGATAGTGCCATGGTACGGAAGGCTGTTTCACAGATTTCCTACGGCGACCCGATTCAGGTGTTGGAGAGGGCGTATCAGAACAGCAAGGTGGACGATGATGCGGCAACCAAGTCGACGGCGGCAAATTTGTGGGTGAGCGATATTGACACCCGCAAGCCGATTCCAGCAATGCGCACTTTCACCGGGGGCTTTGTATATTGTATTGGTGTGACGAAGATCAGCAACCGAGTAATGGAGCTGCACGGAGCGGGGACCGATCCGCTTGTCATTGCGGCAGCCCTGTACAGCTGGACGGAGCGGCAGAAGGTAAAAGTGTCTGAAACGTTCTACTTTGACTCCGAGCTGGACGTCTTCTATCCtcagaagcagcgcagcgagctTGCAAAGAAGAACCAGGTCGTGGCCTTTGTGCCAAACGAGTTCAAGGGCACACTGCATCTCGTGATACGTGTGTACCGACCCTGCTGCGAGGACTTCGACACCTACGTCGATTTGTACAGCCGTGCGGACCGCTATAAGCAGATCCACGTTGCTCCTATGAAGCAAGCGACGTTGCTACTGACCCAGGTGTCTGatgtgctggaggagctgggcTGGAACTCGGTTCCGCTGCAGGACGAGGCAAACCACCTGTCTACGAAACTCTCCGTCGATCGTCTCTACTGCAAGGCCTTCTCTGATGCGGATATGTTCAAGGTGATGAAGGACGAGCGCTGGCGCGGCACCCAGAAGGCGCTGCCAGTGGACGTGGTCTTCTCTGTCTCAGATTTGAGCAACCACGAAGTGGCTTTTCCATCCGATCACTCAGAGCCGACGCCAGAGGAGAACGAATCGAAGGTGAGCCTGCTCGACCCTGATGTGCCGGGTGCTCGTCCGGTCATCTACCGCTACTCGCCGTGCTGCATCCCAATCCTCAACGCCGGTTACTTCACGACGTACAACAACGTGTACTACTTCTGCGTATCGAAGCTGAAGGTGATGTACACGGGCTCTCTCCGCAACATCCCCGCTTCGCATCACACCTACGCCTTTCAGATTTGTGTGAAAGCCAAGGACGATGGGCTCTCGGAGGAGGGTGCGATCAGGTGCATCTACGGACGTGGGCTGTCGAACCTGTCAATGGAGACCACGGCGTGGTCGTCCTCGGTGCACAACTCGAATGACATGGTACTGAACGACGAGTTCAAGATACAATTGCCGCTAAACCTCTCCGACCACCATCACATCTTCATCACCCTCTATGCCGTGTGCCCGAGAAAAAAGCTACCAACGCTTGGGCAGCCACGTACAATTAAGATCGGCTACGCCGCTGTGCCATTGATGATGAACGGCGTGGTACAGGTGCACGACAGCATCGACATTAAGTTTGTGGCGTACGATCAGGCCGCCATTGCGGCCGCAGGTGGGTACCTGAAGAGCTTTGCAGAGGCTCCCGCGAGTTTTCTTCTCAACAATGGCGAAGGCCTCGTCAGGGCTTCGAGTCAGACCAAGACGACGGTACACGCCTCCAACCGCATTATTGCATCTGTCTTCCGACAGTGCCCTCCTTCTATTGCAGAGATGAAGAAGAACGACAAGGTACTTGACCAGTGCGGAGAGCTGCAGAATCTGCCTGGGATGGAGCCGGACTTGCACCGCAGCGTGATCAGCCTCATTGCACAGCTTCCGTTGGCAGAGATTCTGGCCTTTTACCCCTTTCTCAGCGCATACGCCTTCTCCCTCATCGGTTCTGGCTCGGCAACGGTGTCGCTAGCTAACCGCATGCACATGCTTGACGTCCTTCTCAGCATTACGTCCAAGGCGCAGCACTACGACACATCCGCTCACACAATACGTCGACGTCACAACGCCGAAGGGTTGACACCACAAGTATTCGTCAAGACAAGCGTTGGTAGTCTTCTGTACCACTTCCTGTCCAATGACACCCTCTATGAGGGCGCTGAGTGTAGGTACAAACGCCGCCTCTACAGTGGTATGGTCGAGGTGTGGTTGAACCTACTTCGAGTGTTAGCGCAGCAGCCTAACGGCGGCGGGGCGAACGCATGGAATGAAGACAGCAACGCTGTTCCAatgccttcctcctctgctaACTCTACCAGTCCTAACCGTGGCAGGAAGGCACCGGCTCGCAGCATTCTGCGTGAGATGAGCAATCTGTCGTGGTTTCTCTTCGACATAATCTTGCGGTCCATGTGTCTCTGGGCAGTCGAGAACCCGGCGGTGCCCCGCCAGGAGCTCTTCCATTCATCTTTCTACACCACCGTGGCAGAGCTCTGCATTCTGGCACTGTCGCAGTTGTCCACCTTTGACGAGAGTCAACTTGTGCACTACGTCGCTATCTTTGTGCGCAGTCTGATGCACTACGCCGACCGTGGTCGCGTGTTGATGATCTACAAACGCATCACTGCTTacttcgaggaggagggcaactTTGAGAGCCTTACCAACTTCCTCAAGTACGTCCTGGAAGGCCCGGACACGATttacctgctgctgccctccacCGGTGCGGCGCACCCCGTCTTCCTCACACACATCGTCGTTCACTCGTTCACCACTCTTCTGATCAACCCGAACCGTGTCACACGGTCGATCGCTACCGACGTGCTGTATTCAtttctgcgccgcctcgccaaCGACTCAGGCACGCCGAGCGAAAACCTCACCTGCATCGCGACACAGCTGTTTGTGCTGGTACGCAACCTTGGCCCGCACTGGAAGGCAATCACGCAGCCCAACGACAAGATTCCGATTGAGGTGTTTCAGCGGGACAAGCGGCAACTATCGATGACGTGCCTGTGGATTCTCTACTATACGCCCCGCCGCACGATTCGGCAATGGCTGCAGGAAGAGGTGGATGGAAAGATCATTGCCGGGATGATGCAGATCGTGGCCGAGTCGCAGTCTACCTTCCGGTACACCGCCACCCCCGGCACAGGCGGTGCAAATGACACGACAAGtgagacagagaaaaagcggGTGTGGGAAGCTCGCATCGCTACCTTTGTGACCGCTATCGGCACTCAACTGTGCAGTGTCTTTCTGAATGACATTCCGAAGGTGCTGTGCACGGTGCGTGAATGCAGTCCTCACACCGCcgtcttccccttcttcgtGATGCTGGAGTCGGTGCTCAACTTGGGCAACTCCACCATTTCCCTTCAAATGAGCTccgctgtgctgcacgaGGTGGTGTGCAAGCTGTTCCCGGAGATTATCAGCCGCAAGGCGAGGATGGGGAACGGCATGGTGCTCCTCACCTTCCGTCTCATGAGCAGTTGCTGCCAGTACGTTCGCACCTCTGCGAGCTGTACGTTCCTGCTGATGAGTCAGGTCTTCTTCTCATGGAAGAACTCGCTGTCCAAGATCCGTTCGCTGACTGCGAACGCGCTCGTCTCCGTAGCGGAATCGCGCGTGAGAGATCTGCGTCTCGCTGGGCGCTTCATCGAGTTCCAGTTCGATGAATTGATCGAGAGGgccaaggtggaggaggcggactacacggcgccgtcgcccGACTTCGCCTCTCGCTACGAGGACGACTCGAACGCACCTGGCGGTGATGCACAGATGAAGTACAAACAAAAGGTCGAGGACCTGGCTATGAGCGTGCGGCGAAATCTTCCCATCTCGCGCTACTTGCTGGAGAGGTCGAACGTGCCAGACCAGCAGCCACCACGTTTCTCTGACGAGTTTGCCGCAATGTCAGCGACGGTGCTCAGCCTCTTCGACGATGTGTTGCGTCTGCAGATGGACGACTCGATGAAGTTcaaagaggcgaaggcgacggcgTACTTTGAGGTGTTCCGCAACTTTCTGCGGCAGAacgcgctgaaggaggcCCTGAAGTGGCTCTACCGACTGCACGACGCACACAGAGCAAACGGCGACTATCTGGAGGCGGGCATGGTGCTGGTGTTCATTGCGGCCCTGTGCTTCCGTGTCACGGAGGTTTTCTACTTTGTGAAGGGGAAAGACTCGAAGGGGGCCCGCATGCCGTTTGAAGTTTTCTCTCATGTCTTCTGGCACGACTACGTGCGCATCCTGCCCGAGGTGGATATGTTATTTCCGGCAGACACGGTGTACGGAGTTGTGTCGGAGCTGTACGTATGCCCCGACGACGCGTGCTTCTCCATGGAGGGCCAGGTGAAGGCACTGAAGGAGGCGGCCGAGTATCAGGACAAGGGTCAGTACTACGAGTACTCGCTGCAGACAATAGGCATTGTGAACAAGTACCTGGAGGCGGTCAGCGACTTCAAAGGGTCGTCGGTGGTGCATATGGCTATGTCCACCTGGTGCACTGCCATCGCAGAGCCCAAATCAAGACGGCACAACAGTCGCTACTTCCTCGTATGGGCTCGCATGGAGCGTGACTCACCTCCCAAGTCGCGTAAGGAGCTGCAAGAGGAAGCAAATGACGGCATGGTAGGAGAGAAGTTGCACGGACTGCCGAGCGACAAGCCTATTCGCCGCATCTACAAGATGCCTACTATCACCACTCTGGACGAGTTCAAAAGCTACGCCAAGGCCTACGTAGAGTCGCTCTTCTCTGACACCTCGCTGGTGCGACTGACAGACGACTTGACAGATACCTTGCCGGCCCTGCCGGAGCCTGACTCGAAGCGCAAacgcgttgctgctgtgcaccgcCAGCCGAATCACTGCATGGTGACAGTAAGCGAGGTACAGCCGTACTTCGCGAAGGGTACCCCCGTCCCCCCCGACGGCTTTGACCACTCTATGCACATTAGCTACTTTGAGAACACCGTGAGCATTGGCAGCCGTGAAGAGGTGACGGACGGTCGAAAACTCGACCTCATGGCGCAGCGTATGAGTGTGAGCACTTACGAGCTGGAGCgctcctttccctccacgACGTCGGCCATCGACATCGCTAAGACGCATCAGGTAGTTCTTAATCCATTCCAGACCGCAGAGGAGATACTGAACAGCCGACGAGAGGCCATGAACCAGGCCCCAGTCAATGACGCCTTGAtcacggtgctgcgcaaggcaTTCTCACCAAAGGGACTGCCGCCCGGTGCGTACATGAAGGAGGTGATCGCAGTCATGGGAGACCACCCTGAAGTGATTCACGCGGTGCGGGCACTCAGCACTCTCGCCCGTGCGAAACTCGACGCCTGCGTGGGGATAGACGCCATGGTCAAGAACCCCGAAGACTacgcgctggtgctgaaGGCGGTGACCGACATCGAGTGCTGCTTGGTAGCTATGGATGCTCCTGACGAGAATGGTCGCACTAGCAGCAGTGGCATCTAG
- a CDS encoding hypothetical protein (TriTrypDB/GeneDB-style sysID: LpmP.29.0110.B~disrupted due to non-sequenced internal amino acid repeat), with amino-acid sequence MAMSTNNDIERQIMMEMEAEIHRSQGHRRDLYASPPPFEITPIIEDPMEVARKAEVERIQREIEERLRRKQQQQRDPLQLSPSSLPNQGVPGAIYSSLQQPQNLASLTGVHIRSTVDASLTSEPKDYAESEGLSELRQKEEEQARRDTENKTPMNAEDNLSSNASVQVLREAEEQRRLRAEEAASLRAEEEARREAEEQARLRAEE; translated from the coding sequence ATGGCAATGAGCACCAACAATGATATCGAGCGTCAAATCATGATGGAAATGGAAGCAGAGATCCATCGATCGCAAGGGCATCGTCGTGATCTATACGCTAGCCCTCCACCCTTTGAAATCACCCCTATCATTGAGGACCCGATGGAGGTCGCCAGGAAGGCAGAGGTAGAGCGAATTCAGCGTGAAATCGaagagcgcctccgccggaaacagcaacagcagcgtgaCCCTCTGCAGTTGTCGCCAAGTTCCCTGCCCAATCAAGGCGTGCCGGGTGCAATCTACAGCTCTTTACAGCAGCCCCAAAACCTCGCCTCGTTAACTGGAGTCCACATTCGTTCTACAGTCGATGCATCTCTTACCAGTGAGCCTAAGGACTACGCCGAGTCTGAAGGTCTGTCCGAACTTCGccaaaaggaggaggaacagGCGAGGAGAGATACGGAGAATAAAACACCAATGAATGCGGAGGATAACctgagcagcaacgcctccGTTCAAGTACTgcgggaggcggaggagcagcgccgtctgAGAGCGGAGGAAGCGGCTAGTCTgagagcggaggaagaggcccgtcgtgaggcggaggagcaggcccGTCTGAGAGCGGAGGAAGA